The Juglans regia cultivar Chandler chromosome 10, Walnut 2.0, whole genome shotgun sequence genome includes the window gtcatgctcaggttcatgttatgtttcaagttcatgttcaaattatgcatattcacgttcatgttatgtttcaagtccatgttatgtttcaagttcacgttcatgctatgtttcaagtccatgttatgtttcaagttacgttcatgctaagctttagtttcagtttaagttatgccagttatgttatgttgtatgtcaagatatgctatgattacttatgatttgattatgcattcatgcttttactggcatgcatgcatcattaacctgtgtggaagttttctgttaacttgctgagatttgtaatcaaatctcactatggtagtcccaactaccattccccccaaatggtaaattttgttacaggatctgaaagagaatcgaccaactggaaattatcgactaaacaatggtgtgacgtagatggtagtacaacagttacctcattactgcttgtatttgtggtgttcaatctccaacactcttttgatcacaaccattttggactagtgttgtgatctcagttgtttagtacgtcattatgtatgaagtatgttttaagtatttgggatatttcggtttggtgcatagtatttctgaagaaaaaaattatccgctgcgaatatttcatagtgctatatgcatgttaggaatattacatcttatatgtcatgaacgggggtaggtaaccttgtgttgcatgtctcgacgcttcaaatgtccgtccgatcccaagcaaaATTTGGGGGTGTCACAGTGGGTGGGCAGGTGCCTCTAGCCACCCTAGGCCGGGGCCGAACGAATGGGGCAGGCGGGCTAGATGCGGGGGCCCTGCCCAGCCCTAGTTGTTGGGGTTGATAAGGTTGTAATTCAAAACTATGAAATGTTTTGGTCGGGTCTGAATAAATAGCAACGCATCTTGGAACTTGTTTTAGAATATGATTGGATCAAGTCATAATTGTTTATTTCGGTAATGGGTTCAGATTGGGTGAAACTTTTGTATATCCCTGTGAGCAAAACTTGGCAGTAATGGGAAGAAATGGATGCCTCTCGTGTGTTTGGTAACAAAGACATGTACAAGGTAATGAATTGGAAGTGCGTAAAATTATACCAGTGCCGACTTTCCCTAGTAGTTTTTCAAGTCGAATATCTCTTAGTTCTATAAAATAAAGGATTTGCCTCAAGTTATAAATCAAAGTttgcaagaaaaaaagatgagttttattggatataaaatgataattggGTCCACCCCATTGGAAGTCCATTGCCAAGaataaaaggaagaaataaGACGAAAAATAGATAAAGTCAAAAGAGATTGATTAACATGTAAAAATGTGAAATTGACATAAGGCAAGTAGGATCTAGGTACTTCAAAGAATGAAGAAGATCTCTATAAAAGGAGAGAACCATTGCAAACACAGGGCATCTAACAACTCTACAAGGAAAGACTCTTCTACTTCTCTACAAGTCGTGGGAACTCTCTCTCCAATAGGAAagcatcttcttcaacctctcttcaaatttattttcttcattgtaTTGAGAGCTATGAGAGGCCATGAGAGATTATCAAATCACCAAATATATTAGATTTCGCCCCCAAACGACCCATGGCCATAGGTTTTTATGTCAAACCACATAAATCATTATGTCTCACTAAAACCATTGCAAAAAGTTCATTTCTTGTTGCAAAGAAGTATTTGCAACGATGATATTTCATTCCCATACTCTCTCAAATGCCCCATGGGAAAGGTATATCCCAACGATGAtttttttcattgcaaataatcatttttaggCACAAAATTTTATCGTTGCATATAGATTTATCATCGTCACTATTGTCTTCACGATAATATGTACATTCGTTGCAAACATGTCTATTTACAATGAAATGTAAATTTATTGCAAAAGTGTCTAGATGCGACGAAATGTTCTTTCATTCCAAATAGATATTTCCAATGAAAACAAAAGCTATTTGCAACGAATGTATATCACTACAAATAGTcttacataagaaaaaaaaatacaatttcacATTGTTAGGGATAGGGATCATCATCCATTCAAACATTAAAGAAGGTCTGATTCAcatgttataataattaaaaatgaattcaaCATAGACAATATGCAAAGAATTAATAGATTTAATATTGATAAAGACATTACATGAGCAATGAAGATAAGGGTTCATCATCAATTAGGTAGCATAGTCCAAAATCAAGCATAATCACGCAATAAAACTAAGTGGAGTTTATACATGACAATTGGCTTGATGTTTTTGCACTTATGATTTATGTTTCATTCCAGAACGCAGTGTTTAAGCCTGAGAATGGTGTTTCATTGGTGTCTAACTGGATACTCAATTCAGccaaaaaatccaaacataATAGAGCATTTGCCTGTCAAtgttaataaaatttcacaagCTAACCATTACAGACATGGGGATTGAATTGATATCATAAGGCTTCTAAAACCCCTAATGTTGTAGCACATAAATGGCAACTAAATTTACTACAAACTGATATCATCAAGCATATTGTATACATGACTTAAATTAGAAACTAATATAACAAGAATGATACCCAACACCAAAATGAGATTTCACTAACCATGGAACTGAAAAATGATAGAACAAAGCAAAAAGGGACCAATACACATATTTCAACATGATTCAGAGCTGCAGAATTAATGATACACCTACAtacatttcaattttgatatatCAACACATTTTCCATAGGCTAAATTGAAATTACAAAGTGCATAGACATAAAAATGAAGTCTTGAAATGATTTAGCTAAGTTCAAAGAACGACAAAACCACTAACAAGGAGCAATTCTACAATACATTTGCTGAAAAagacaataaaaagaataatgaatCAATCACTCCAAGAACGTTGCTTTCTTCTTGAAAGTTCTTCTTGAGacttcgtttttattttttacgtaAGGCTGTATGGCAGCCGTTGAGAACGTAGGTCGACGTCTGTTCATGGATCTCATATCAGTGGTTCCTCAGCCTCTTCTAGAATTGTCTATGGTGCACCGTGTGTCGAAATCCAAGGATggtgaaattttcttttagttctCTAAGGAGGAAATTCATCGCTCGGTAGAaccttttagattttcaattgTCTTGAAATTTCTTCAGAACCGTCCTTCCTTGGATGCCATTCGGGCATTCATTCAAAAGCGCTGGAATCTTGATGGTATTCCAGTTGTTTCTAACATGATGCATCCTCGGAATGTGTTTATAAGACTGACTTCGGAAGAAGACTGCATGAAGGCCCTTTCACGTGAAGTTAGTGATATTGACGGGATTCCATATCATCCATTCCACTAGAGTCCAGATTTTAAGGAAGCCATCTATTGTACCGGTTTGGATTGTCTTGCCAGGTTTGCCTCCAAACTATTATCATgagtcttttcttaaaattcttacTGCTCCAATAGGTAGATTTATTAGACGTGATAATTCCACTCGTTGTGCCACTCGCATCGACGGTGCCCGTATCTGTGTGGACATGGATGCTGCAAAGGAGCCGTTAcctcatttttggattgggactCCTGGATTGGGGTCTAGCCACAAACAAGAGATAATTTATGAAACTATGCCGGCGTTTTGTTCCAAGTGCAAAATACAGGGGCATAATGCAAGAACATGTCGTGCTGGGAAAAAGATTACAGGGAGAAAGGTATGGATTCGGCAACAAGAACCTGTTGTGGAAGAACCGATTGTGGAAGAATCGAAGGAAACTATAAACCTTCCAGTTGTTGAGGAAAAAGAAGTTGAAGCAAATCAGGACTATGAGGCAAATTTGGAAATCTGTGATTCCTCCACTCCTCTGATTGAGGAGTTGGAAACGGAAAAAGATCATGGTGAGTCTCCTGTTATTGAGGTTCCTATGgaggaaataaataataaggaGGTGGAGAGAAATGACGTAAGACTGGAAGGTTCTTCTCGGTCAAAGGAGTTGGACACCAATAAGAGGGAGGTGGAAGTAGTTCCTTGTATTGAGGAGAGGGAGGTTGATAAATTGCAAGAGGAAGAGGTTTTCTTGGAAGAGGGGTCAATACTTGATCTGGAACCAGAGTTACATGCGGAAGTCTTTCTGCAGGATAAGGAATATCACACGGAAATAGAGGATGAAGTAGGGAAGAGAAAATACCATAAGAGgcaatttgagaaaattaggAGTTCCAAGAGGGTGATCACTCATGGCAAAAAGTTATCTCAGTAACAGGGTCAATATTAGTCTGGAATATAAAGGGAATAGGTACTTCTAAGGGACGGTTAAAGAGTCTCCTGAATAAATGTCAACCGAAGGTGGCAGTGCTGCTGGAACAGTTTCAGCGTGTTGATAAAATTCATATGTATATGCGGTTGTTTCATTTTGATAAGGTAATTACTAATGAGGAGTTTGGTGGGAAAATCTaggtattttggaaaattggaaTGGACGTGCAGCAGATCCGAATGGGAACACAGTATTTGTCTTTACGTATAGACGACGGGTCTTCACATTTTTTGGGAAACTTTATCTATGCTAAGTGTAATAGATATGAAAGGCAGTTGCTTTGGGAGGAGCTGAGTTCGGCTAGAATGGGTGTGGAGCCTCGTTTTTTTGCTGGAGATTTTAATTAATTCGTTTGTATGTGGAAAGGTGTGGTGGTAGTCCATGGACAAGAGCTGCAATGGATGACTTTAATAGATGGATTCACCAGGGCGGGTTGATTGAAATGAATTATCAGGGGAGAAAGTTTTCATGGTACAATGGTCAGCATGGATTATCTAGAGCTTGGGCTCAGTTGGATAGAGTGCTTCTTGATGCAAAGTTACTGATAGCATTTCCGAATGCACGCTGTTCATATTTATCAAGGTCAACGTCGGATCATAGTCCCATGTTTATAGAATTCCTAAAAGATCCTTTTACTTATGGTCCCTCTCCATTTaggtttcagcaaatgtggattGAGCACCTTGATTTTATGAGCTTTGTACAGATGGTGTGGTCTGAACCAATGGTAGCTACAGGACTCATGAAATTAGCTAGTAAACCTAAAAAGTTTAAGGTGGCTCTACGTGAATGGAACAAGAGGGTGTTTGGGCAGACCAATACTCAGATTGCTATTCTTGAAGAGAAGGTTGAGGGGCTTGAGCACTCGCTGCATAGTAATTGGAATAATGAGGTTGAGAGGGAGCTTGTGAGGTACTCTACTGAGTTGTCTACTTGGAGGCAAAGGGAAGATATGAGATTGGCTCAGATGGCTAAAATTAAGTGGAGAATGGAAGGTGATCGGAACTCAAAATTCTTTAATGTTTGGTTATCGATTAAAAGGCATAGGAAAATTCATAAGTTGAGAACTACGGATGGGTTAGAGTTCAACTCACCAGAAGAAATTCATCTTGGTgccattgaatattttttggagTTCCTACAAAGATCAAATCAGCCAAGAGATTTGCCGGATTTAACAAACTTAATTTCGCCGGTTATTGAAGAATAGATTGTGTCCGGCTTAGTTGTATCCCTTCGTTGGATGAAGTTAAAGAGGCTCTCTCGTCTATTCCTATAAATAGTTCTCCAaggccagatggttttggtgcGGGATTTTTTATGAGCTGCTGGGAGGTGGTAAAAATGGATGTTTTGGGAGCTATCTCAGAATTGTTTCTATCTAAAAGCCTTCCGAGATTTTGTTTAGCTTCT containing:
- the LOC108997845 gene encoding uncharacterized protein LOC108997845 — translated: MDDFNRWIHQGGLIEMNYQGRKFSWYNGQHGLSRAWAQLDRVLLDAKLLIAFPNARCSYLSRSTSDHSPMFIEFLKDPFTYGPSPFRFQQMWIEHLDFMSFVQMVWSEPMVATGLMKLASKPKKFKVALREWNKRVFGQTNTQIAILEEKVEGLEHSLHSNWNNEVERELVRYSTELSTWRQREDMRLAQMAKIKWRMEGDRNSKFFNVWLSIKRHRKIHKLRTTDGLEFNSPEEIHLGAIEYFLEFLQRSNQPRDLPDLTNLISPVIEE